A window of Sulfurimonas gotlandica GD1 contains these coding sequences:
- a CDS encoding glutaminase produces MDYQSIINEIADEVSPLLKDGKVADYIPALAGINQNQFAMSLTLFDGTQFSVGQADTLFSIQSISKVFSFTLALKFYNTDLYKRIGHEPSGNPFNSLVQLEYEHGKPRNPFINAGAINVTDALINHYGTCKTAYEEVLGFIRAISDDESICSNEIVAASEMEHGYRNLALANLMKSFNNLDNRVEDVVGTYFKHCSLEMSTKMLSRAMLYLANDGVDPILGVTYLTPSQSRRINAVMLTCGHYDASGDFAFNVGLPGKSGVGGGIVAVVPNVMGLSVWSPGLNAQGNSLVGTKALELFTDKTGLSIF; encoded by the coding sequence ATGGATTATCAATCAATCATAAATGAAATTGCAGATGAAGTTTCTCCTTTACTAAAGGATGGGAAAGTTGCTGATTATATTCCTGCTTTAGCTGGAATCAATCAAAATCAGTTTGCCATGTCTCTGACACTTTTTGATGGAACACAGTTTAGCGTAGGTCAAGCAGATACACTCTTTTCTATTCAGAGTATCTCTAAGGTTTTTAGCTTTACCTTGGCACTTAAGTTTTACAATACTGATCTTTACAAGCGCATTGGACATGAACCATCAGGAAATCCATTTAATTCTCTTGTTCAGCTTGAGTATGAACATGGTAAACCTAGAAATCCATTTATAAATGCAGGTGCTATTAATGTGACAGATGCACTTATAAATCACTATGGAACTTGTAAAACTGCTTATGAAGAAGTTTTGGGGTTCATAAGAGCTATTTCTGATGATGAATCAATCTGCTCAAACGAAATAGTTGCGGCTTCTGAGATGGAACATGGATATAGAAACTTAGCACTGGCAAACCTGATGAAAAGTTTTAACAATCTTGATAATAGAGTTGAAGATGTGGTTGGAACTTACTTCAAACACTGCTCACTAGAGATGAGTACAAAAATGCTCTCAAGAGCTATGCTTTACTTGGCAAATGATGGAGTTGATCCTATTTTAGGCGTCACTTATTTAACTCCATCACAATCTAGGCGAATAAATGCAGTTATGCTTACCTGTGGTCACTACGATGCATCTGGAGATTTTGCTTTTAATGTAGGCTTACCTGGGAAAAGTGGAGTCGGTGGAGGTATAGTGGCTGTTGTTCCAAATGTTATGGGTTTATCTGTTTGGTCACCTGGCTTAAACGCTCAAGGAAACTCTCTTGTAGGAACTAAAGCTTTGGAACTCTTTACAGACAAAACCGGACTGAGTATTTTCTAG